Sequence from the Actinocatenispora sera genome:
CCGCCCGGTTCGAGCCGCTCGGCGGGATGGGTGGGGGGAACGGGCTGCGCGGGCTGGCGGAGCGGTTCGGTGCCGCCGGCGGCACGGTACACACCGCCGCCGGCCGGCACGGGTTCACGCTGACCGCGACCGTCCCGGTGACGGTTGGCAGGATGGACGAGTGATCCGGGTACTGCTGGCCGAAGACCAGGGCATGATGCGTGGCGCGCTGGCCACCCTGCTGGAGCTGGAAGACGACATCGACGTGGTCGGGCTGCTCGCCCGCGGCGACGAGGTCGTGGACGCCTGCGTACGGCTGACGCCCGACGTCGCGGTGCTCGACATCGAGATGCCCGGCCGCAGCGGCCTGGACGCGGCGGCCGAGCTGGCCACCGCCGTACCGTCCTGCCGGGTGCTGATCGTCACCACGTTCGGCCGCCCCGGCTACCTGCGCCGGGCGATGGACGCCGGCGCCCGCGGTTTCCTGATCAAGGACAGCCCGGTCGAGCAGCTCGCCGACGCGATCCGCCGGGTGGTCGCCGGCGAGACGGTGGTCGATCCGACGCTCGCGGCGGCGGCCCTGCGGGCCGGCCCGAACCCGCTGTCGGCCCGGGAACGCGACGTGCTCGCCGCCTCCGCCGACGGCGCCACGATCGCCGACATCGCCCGCGCTCTGCACCTGTCCGAGAGCACGGTGCGCAACTACCTGTCCGCCGCCATCGGCAAGACCAGCACCCGCAACCGGATCGAGGCCCTCAACGCCGCCCGCACCAACGGCTGGCTCTGACCCGCCCGTGCCCGCGGCGCCTTCTGCACGGACCACAGCAGGCATCGCCGTGCCCCGGCAGACGGCACCGGTCGGACCGGGTACCGGCGAGGTCAGCGGCCGGGTTCGTGGCGGCGGAGGGCGAGTCGGGTGGCGATCAGCAGCACGATGGTCTGGCCGACCAGCACGCCGGCGGCGATGAGCCACCGGCCGGAGTCGTGGTCCCACAGCGTGTCGTCCGGTGGGTCGGGCATGACCTTCTTGAGGTCGACGGTGGCCGCGGCCGCCGCGTAGGCCCACCGGGCCGGGGCGAGCCAGGACAGCTGGCTGACGACCGCCCGGCCGGCGACCGCGAACAGCCCACCGCTGAGTACCAGCTGCGCCATGACCAGCCCGACCAGGACCGGCATGGTCTGCTCCGTGGTCGACACGTACGCGCTGATCAGCAGGCCGAGCACGGTCGAGGCGAGGGTGACCAGCGCGACCGCGGCGACCAGCTCGACGGTCGGTGAGCCGAGCACCAGCGCCGCGGCCGGCCGCTTCGCGCCCCACAGCGCGACCAGCACGAACACCGTCGCCTGCGCGGCGTTCAGCACCGCGAACACCACCAGCTTGGCACCCAGGTACGCCCCGGGGGACAGGCCGACCGCACGTTCTCGCCGGTAGATGGCGCGCTCGGCGACGAGCTCGCGGATGCCGCCGGCGAGCCCCATGAACACGCCGCCGATCACCAGGATGGTCAGCAGCTGGCCCGCCTCGGCGGAGCGGTGCAGCGCGTTGGCCGGCTTCGCCAGGCCGTCGTCGCCGGGCACCAGGTGGGCCAGCAGCGCCAGCCCGAGCGGCAGGCCGACCAGCAGCGACGCGTACAGCCGGTCGGCGAGGGTGACCGCGATGGTGCGGCGGGCGACGATCGCCAGCTGCCGCCAGAACCCCTGCCGGGAGCTCGCGGCGCCTGGCGCGTCCGGGTCGCCCGCCGGGGGCGGCGGCGCGATCCGGGCGGTCGGCTCGACCGGCGTGCGCGGCGTCGCGTGCTGCTGGAACCGGTCGGCCCATGCCTCCGGCTCGGTGGCGACCCGCTCGAACACCTCCGCGTACTCCTGGGCGCCGAAGAACGCGAGCAGCCCGTCCGGCGGGCCGAAGTAGCAGACCCGACCGCCCCGGCCGAGTACCAGGATCCGGTCGCACAGGTTCAGGTGCAGCACGCTGTGGGTGACCACGCAGACGGTGCGGCCACCGTCGGCGAGGTCGCGCAGCGCCAGCATCACGTCCCGGTCCAGCGCCGGGTCCAGCCCGGACGTCGGCTCGTCCAGGAACAGCAGGGACGGCTCGGTGAGCAGCTCCAGCGCCACCGAGGTGCGCTTGCGCTGACCGCCGGAGAGGGTGCTGATCCGCTGGTCGGCGCGTTCGGTCAGGCCGAGCTTGGCGAGCACCTCGTCGATGCGCTGGTCGCGTTCGCGCGCCGAGACGTCGGCGCCGAACCGCAACGCCGCCGCGTACCGCAGGGCGCGGCGCACGGTGAGCTGCCGGTGCAGGATGTCGTCCTGCGGCACCAGGCCGATCCGGTGCCGCAGGTCGTCGTACTCCGCGTACAGGTCGCGTTCCTGGTAGCGGACGGTGCCGCGGGTCGCGGGCCGGATGCCGGTGAGCGCGCCGAGCAGGGTGGACTTGCCCGCGCCGCTCGGCCCGACCACCGCGAGCAGGCTCGACTCGGGCAGCTCGAACCCGACCTCGGCCAGCAGCGTGTGCGGCCCGGCGGTGACGGTGAGCGACTCGGCGCGCAGCGACACCCGCCCGGTGTCCACGTACTCGTACAGCATGGTGCCGTCGAAGACGAGTTGATGGTGCCCGGCGCCGACCACGTCGCCGGGCCGCAGCAGCGAGAAGGACACCCGCTGGCCGTTGACGAACGTGCCGTTGCGGGTGCCGAGGTCGACCACCTCGTACCCCCGGTCGACCCGGCGGAGTTCGGCGTGCCGCCGGGACACCAGCAGGTCGGTGAGCACGATGTCGTTCGCCGCGTCGCGGCCGATCCGCACCACCTCGCCCGCCCGGTACGACCCGGACGGGGTGCGGCCGACGACCGACGGCGGCACCACCGCCACCTGCGGCGCCGGCCCGGCCGGTGCCGGGGAGGCCGGCGGCGCGTTCGGGGTACGGGCGGCGGGCGGCGGCATGCCGAGCACGGGGCGCGGCACGGTCGCCGGGGCGCCGTCGGGCCGGCCCGGTACGACGGTCTCCGGGACGCCACCGGGCCGGCCCGGTACGACGGTCGGCGACACCACGGAGGCCGGCCGGAGCTGGATCGGCACGCCGGTACTGGCATTGCCGAGCAGCAACGCCACCGACTGCTCCACCGGGACGCGCTGCACGCGGCGACCGTTCAGGAACGTACCGTTGCTGCTGCCCAGGTCGCGGACCCACCAGCGGCCGTCGGCCCACTCCAGCGCCAGGTGCTGCCGGGACACCAGCGGGTCGTCGATCACCACCTGGCAGAGCGGGTCCCGGCCCACGATCGCGGCCGGGCCCCCGGCGTCGAACCGGTGCTCCGCCCCGCCGACGCCGACGAGCAGCTCGGTCACTTCTCCTCCGGCAGGTACTTGGCCATCGCGGTGGCGAGCTGCTCCGCCTGCACCTGGGCTCCCCCGGACTTGGCGGTGAGGGTGAGCTCGAACACCACCTGCCCCGACCGGACCAGCACCAGCGTGGTCGGGCCGTACTCGCCGTCGTCGAGATGGCGCGTGTAGCCGACCGACTGCTGGCCGATCTTGCCGATCTCGAACGTGTTCCAGCCGCACCTTTGCAACGACTGCTTCGCCGCCGTGTAGAACTTGCTCGACGCGGTGCCGTAGAAGCCGACCACCGAGGACGACGCGTACGCGGTCTCGTCGTCGGTGTAGTACGAGAAGCCGTTGCTGGTCTGCGACCCGATCGCGGCACCGTCGACGGTGCCCTCCGCGCACGGCTTGAACTGATCCAGCCCGCCGAGCAGCCGGTCCTTGCTCTCGCTGGCCTCGATCCCGTAGGACTCCGCGCCGGTGGCCTGCTCGATCTGCCCGACCGACACCTGGATCCGCTTGAGCCGGGCGGCGGTCGGCGGCGGGTGCTTGTGGTCGACCGAGGCGCTCGCGTCCGGGTTGTGGCCGCCGCTACCCGAATCGCGCTGGCCCTCGCGGTAGCCGAGGATGCCCAGCCCGACGCAGCTGGCAACCACGACCAGGCCGACCGAACCGGCCACGATCGCGGCGATCTTGCCGCCGGACAGCTTCCGCTTCTTCGCCGGCTGCCACGGCTGCGCCGTGCCCGGGAACGGCGCCACCGGTGGCGGTGGCGCGCCGCGCGGCGGCGCCGGCCGGTACCCGGGGGGTGGCATCCGGGACGCCGCCGGGGCACCGAGCGAGGTGGGTACGCCGGTCACCGACGGTGGCACCGGGCCGGGGACCGACGGCGGTACCGGTGCGGCGGACGGGTTCGGCGGCGCCGACCGTGGCGGCGACGAGGTCGCACCGCCGAACACCGTCTCGGCGGTGATCCGCGGCGGCGCGGGCGTCGGCGGCGGGACGGGCGGCGCCGGGGCACCGAGGGTGGTCTCGGCGACCGGCGTACGCAGCGCGTGCAGCCACTGCTGCGCGGACGCCGGCCGGTGCGTGGGGCTGACCGCCATCATCGACAGGATGCCCTGCACCATCCGGTCCTGGCCGGCGCCGAGCGCGGCGGCGAGCCGCTGCTGCATGGCGTCGGTGTCGCCGGGGACGGGCAGCTCCCGGGTGAGCATGTAGTAAAGGCTCGCGCCCAGCGAGTAGCGGTCGCTGGCCGGGCCGTACTCGCCGCGGTGCAGCGACTCCGGTGCCATGAAGGGCACCGTCCCGGACACCTTCGACATGGTGGCCGCGCCGGCGAACCGGACCAGCCCGAAGTCGACCAGGTAGACCCGGCCGTCGTCGGCGCGCAGGATGTTGGCCGGCTTGATGTCGCGGTGCAGCACCGGCTGGCCGTCGGTGTCGCGCCCGCTGTGCAGGTAGTCGATCGCCTCCGCGACCGGCGCCAGCGGGTCCAGCGCGGCCGGGCCGCGCAGCTCGCCCGCCTCCAGCAGTTCCTGCAGGCTGCGGCCCTCGATCCACTTCATCACCAGGTACAGCCGGGACCCCGCGGCCGCGTCGGGCGCGCCGTGCGGGTGCGGCGGCGCGCCCACGAAGACCTCGCGCACCTTCACCAGGGACGGGTGCTCCAGCTGGGTGAGCAGCGCGGACTGCAGCCGCAGGTTCTCCAGCCAGCGGCCGGAGTCGTCCTGGTGGTCGGCGTGGATGATCTTCACGGCGTACCGGAAGGAGAAGTTGGCGTGCTGCTCGACCGCACTCCAGATCTCCCCCTCGCCGCCGCTGGAGCGCCGTTCGCGCAGCAGGTAGCGATCCGGAGCGTCCGGTGGTCCGCAGAAGTGATCCGAGAGCTGCTCGGGCATGCGGATATCGTGCCAGACGACCGCATCCCGCCAGCCCCGGCGCGTGGCCCGGCCCGCGACGGTACGACTCCGGCCGCGCCGCGCCCGCGAATTCGGCGGCGCCGGCGGTAGCGTGGCGCAGATGAGCGAGGGTGCGATGGCGGAGCCGCCGGCGGCGAAGCGGGTGGCCAGCGAGCGGACGCAGCACGGCGACACGGTGGTGGACGAGTACGCCTGGTTGGCCGAGAAGGACAATCCGGACACGATCGCGTACCTGACCGCGGAGAACGCCTGGACCGAGCGGGCGACCGCGGGCGAGGCGAGCCTGCGGGACGAGATCTTCACCGAGATCAAGAGCCGGGTGCAGGAAACCGACCTGTCGGTGCCGGCCCGGCGGCACGGCTGGTGGTACTACACCCGCACGGTCGAGGGTCAGCAGTACCCGATCCGGTGCCGGGTGGCGGCCGGCGACGATCCGACGCCGCCCGTGATCCAGCCCGGCGTTCCGGTGCCCGGCGAGCAGGTCCTGCTGGACGAGAACGAGCTCGCCGACGGTCACGACTTCTTCGCCCTCGGTACCTTCACCGTCACCGCCGACGGCCGCTACCTGGCCTACGCGGACGACTACGCCGGCGACGAGCGCTTCACGCTGCGGGTCAAGGACCTGCCCAGCGGCGAGCTGCTCGACGACGAGGTGCCGAACACGTCGTACGGCGCGGCCTGGTCGGCCGACTCGACGCACCTGTTCTACCTGACCGTCGACGACGCGTGGCGGCCGGACAAGGTGTGGCGGCACCGGATCGGTACCAAGGCGGCCGAGGACGTGGTGGTCTACCAGGAGCCGGACGAGCGGTTCTGGGTCGGCGTCGGCCTGACCCGCTCGGAGCGGTACCTGCTGATC
This genomic interval carries:
- a CDS encoding response regulator transcription factor, whose protein sequence is MIRVLLAEDQGMMRGALATLLELEDDIDVVGLLARGDEVVDACVRLTPDVAVLDIEMPGRSGLDAAAELATAVPSCRVLIVTTFGRPGYLRRAMDAGARGFLIKDSPVEQLADAIRRVVAGETVVDPTLAAAALRAGPNPLSARERDVLAASADGATIADIARALHLSESTVRNYLSAAIGKTSTRNRIEALNAARTNGWL
- a CDS encoding FHA domain-containing protein encodes the protein MTELLVGVGGAEHRFDAGGPAAIVGRDPLCQVVIDDPLVSRQHLALEWADGRWWVRDLGSSNGTFLNGRRVQRVPVEQSVALLLGNASTGVPIQLRPASVVSPTVVPGRPGGVPETVVPGRPDGAPATVPRPVLGMPPPAARTPNAPPASPAPAGPAPQVAVVPPSVVGRTPSGSYRAGEVVRIGRDAANDIVLTDLLVSRRHAELRRVDRGYEVVDLGTRNGTFVNGQRVSFSLLRPGDVVGAGHHQLVFDGTMLYEYVDTGRVSLRAESLTVTAGPHTLLAEVGFELPESSLLAVVGPSGAGKSTLLGALTGIRPATRGTVRYQERDLYAEYDDLRHRIGLVPQDDILHRQLTVRRALRYAAALRFGADVSARERDQRIDEVLAKLGLTERADQRISTLSGGQRKRTSVALELLTEPSLLFLDEPTSGLDPALDRDVMLALRDLADGGRTVCVVTHSVLHLNLCDRILVLGRGGRVCYFGPPDGLLAFFGAQEYAEVFERVATEPEAWADRFQQHATPRTPVEPTARIAPPPPAGDPDAPGAASSRQGFWRQLAIVARRTIAVTLADRLYASLLVGLPLGLALLAHLVPGDDGLAKPANALHRSAEAGQLLTILVIGGVFMGLAGGIRELVAERAIYRRERAVGLSPGAYLGAKLVVFAVLNAAQATVFVLVALWGAKRPAAALVLGSPTVELVAAVALVTLASTVLGLLISAYVSTTEQTMPVLVGLVMAQLVLSGGLFAVAGRAVVSQLSWLAPARWAYAAAAATVDLKKVMPDPPDDTLWDHDSGRWLIAAGVLVGQTIVLLIATRLALRRHEPGR
- a CDS encoding serine/threonine protein kinase produces the protein MPEQLSDHFCGPPDAPDRYLLRERRSSGGEGEIWSAVEQHANFSFRYAVKIIHADHQDDSGRWLENLRLQSALLTQLEHPSLVKVREVFVGAPPHPHGAPDAAAGSRLYLVMKWIEGRSLQELLEAGELRGPAALDPLAPVAEAIDYLHSGRDTDGQPVLHRDIKPANILRADDGRVYLVDFGLVRFAGAATMSKVSGTVPFMAPESLHRGEYGPASDRYSLGASLYYMLTRELPVPGDTDAMQQRLAAALGAGQDRMVQGILSMMAVSPTHRPASAQQWLHALRTPVAETTLGAPAPPVPPPTPAPPRITAETVFGGATSSPPRSAPPNPSAAPVPPSVPGPVPPSVTGVPTSLGAPAASRMPPPGYRPAPPRGAPPPPVAPFPGTAQPWQPAKKRKLSGGKIAAIVAGSVGLVVVASCVGLGILGYREGQRDSGSGGHNPDASASVDHKHPPPTAARLKRIQVSVGQIEQATGAESYGIEASESKDRLLGGLDQFKPCAEGTVDGAAIGSQTSNGFSYYTDDETAYASSSVVGFYGTASSKFYTAAKQSLQRCGWNTFEIGKIGQQSVGYTRHLDDGEYGPTTLVLVRSGQVVFELTLTAKSGGAQVQAEQLATAMAKYLPEEK